A stretch of the Gossypium hirsutum isolate 1008001.06 chromosome D07, Gossypium_hirsutum_v2.1, whole genome shotgun sequence genome encodes the following:
- the LOC107953963 gene encoding E3 ubiquitin-protein ligase At3g02290, translated as MGSFCCCLRADDSEDYTNSNNNVRRRCLSLSCFVQNFLHMYATLFQRRDSVPSSILGTAYVNSPASLYSSLTDVYESTIRSLPYDGETRHCRLQREGLVSRREKGSSHSQEDSKPLRGADDADSETFSTGEKWNSFEQGSTERQSKSSQNHSSAKSQVGVGYTYWSAEEEDVCPTCLEEYTPENPKIVAKCSHHFHLSCIYEWMERSEKCPVCGKVMVFDETT; from the exons ATGGGTTCTTTTTGTTGCTGCTTACGTGCTGACGATTCCGAGGATTATACGAATTCAAACAACAATGTTCGTAGACGTTGTTTAAGCCTCAGTTGTTTCGTTCAAAATTTCCTTCACATG TATGCCACGTTATTTCAAAGGAGAGATTCTGTTCCTTCATCGATTCTAGGGACGGCATATGTGAATTCTCCTGCATCACTATACAGTTCGCTTACTGACGTTTACGAGTCTACTATAAGGTCTTTGCCTTATGATGGCGAGACTAGACATTGTCGTTTACAACGTGAAGGTCTTGTTTCGAGACGTGAGAAAGGTTCGAGTCATTCACAAGAAGATTCAAAGCCTTTAAGAGGTGCAGACGATGCAGATTCGGAAACTTTTAGTACAGGAGAGAAATGGAATTCTTTTGAACAAGGCTCGACAGAGAGGCAATCTAAATCCTCACAAAATCACTCATCGGCAAAATCACAAGTCGGAGTTGGGTACACTTATTGGTCAGCGGAAGAAGAGGATGTCTGCCCAACATGTCTCGAAG AATATACTCCGGAGAATCCCAAGATCGTAGCAAAATGTTCCCACCATTTCCATCTCAGTTGCATTTACGAATGGATGGAGAGAAGTGAAAAGTGCCCAGTCTGCGGAAAG GTTATGGTGTTCGATGAAACGACTTAA
- the LOC121219368 gene encoding truncated transcription factor CAULIFLOWER A isoform X3 — protein MGRGRVQLRRIENNISRQVTFSKRRSGLLKKAHEISVLCDADVALIVFSNKGKLFEFSSDPSMERILERYERQIYAPTGSESQANWSLESSKLMSTIEVLQRNLRNFRGEELEPLSLRDLQLLEQQIGNSLKRIRTRKNKLMNESISVLQKREKTLQDQNNMLAKKLKEKQQTPTEHAQHEVQQKFVQNSPPSTSVQPPTPPPAAIQFPCLTIGFDMKNHAEGVTKP, from the exons atgggTAGAGGTAGGGTTCAACTAAGACGGATCGAGAACAATATTAGCAGACAAGTAACATTCTCAAAGAGACGAAGTGGCTTATTAAAGAAAGCTCATGAGATCTCAGTTTTATGCGATGCTGATGTTGCTTTGATTGTTTTCTCTAACAAAGGAAAGCTCTTTGAGTTCTCTTCTGATCCCAg CATGGAGAGGATCCTAGAACGGTACGAACGACAAATATATGCCCCAACTGGTTCTGAATCACAG GCAAATTGGTCTTTGGAATCTTCCAAACTCATGTCAACTATTGAAGTCTTGCAAAGGAACTTGAG GAACTTTCGTGGAGAAGAGCTTGAACCCTTGAGTTTAAGGGACCTGCAACTTTTGGAACAACAAATTGGTAATTCTCTGAAGCGAATACGAACTAGAAAG AACAAACTCATGAATGAATCCATTTCAGTGCTGCAGAAGAGA GAAAAGACATTGCAAGACCAGAACAACATGCTAGCTAAAAAG CTTAAAGAAAAACAGCAGACACCGACGGAACATGCACAACATGAAGTGCAACAAAAATTTGTCCAAAACTCACCACCATCAACATCCGTACAACCACCAACACCACCACCGGCTGCAATACAGTTTCCTTGTTTGACTATTGG ttttgatatgaaaaatCATGCAGAGGGAGTTACGAAGCCATGA
- the LOC121219368 gene encoding truncated transcription factor CAULIFLOWER A isoform X2, which produces MGRGRVQLRRIENNISRQVTFSKRRSGLLKKAHEISVLCDADVALIVFSNKGKLFEFSSDPSMERILERYERQIYAPTGSESQANWSLESSKLMSTIEVLQRNLRNFRGEELEPLSLRDLQLLEQQIGNSLKRIRTRKNKLMNESISVLQKREKTLQDQNNMLAKKLKEKQQTPTEHAQHEVQQKFVQNSPPSTSVQPPTPPPAAIQFPCLTIGGSYEAMKGTNKEAELNLNLVPNQ; this is translated from the exons atgggTAGAGGTAGGGTTCAACTAAGACGGATCGAGAACAATATTAGCAGACAAGTAACATTCTCAAAGAGACGAAGTGGCTTATTAAAGAAAGCTCATGAGATCTCAGTTTTATGCGATGCTGATGTTGCTTTGATTGTTTTCTCTAACAAAGGAAAGCTCTTTGAGTTCTCTTCTGATCCCAg CATGGAGAGGATCCTAGAACGGTACGAACGACAAATATATGCCCCAACTGGTTCTGAATCACAG GCAAATTGGTCTTTGGAATCTTCCAAACTCATGTCAACTATTGAAGTCTTGCAAAGGAACTTGAG GAACTTTCGTGGAGAAGAGCTTGAACCCTTGAGTTTAAGGGACCTGCAACTTTTGGAACAACAAATTGGTAATTCTCTGAAGCGAATACGAACTAGAAAG AACAAACTCATGAATGAATCCATTTCAGTGCTGCAGAAGAGA GAAAAGACATTGCAAGACCAGAACAACATGCTAGCTAAAAAG CTTAAAGAAAAACAGCAGACACCGACGGAACATGCACAACATGAAGTGCAACAAAAATTTGTCCAAAACTCACCACCATCAACATCCGTACAACCACCAACACCACCACCGGCTGCAATACAGTTTCCTTGTTTGACTATTGG AGGGAGTTACGAAGCCATGAAAGGGACAAACAAGGAAGCTGAGCTCAATCTCAACCTAGTACCAAATCAGTGA
- the LOC121219368 gene encoding truncated transcription factor CAULIFLOWER A isoform X1: protein MGRGRVQLRRIENNISRQVTFSKRRSGLLKKAHEISVLCDADVALIVFSNKGKLFEFSSDPSMERILERYERQIYAPTGSESQANWSLESSKLMSTIEVLQRNLRNFRGEELEPLSLRDLQLLEQQIGNSLKRIRTRKNKLMNESISVLQKREKTLQDQNNMLAKKLKEKQQTPTEHAQHEVQQKFVQNSPPSTSVQPPTPPPAAIQFPCLTIGIETHAITLIPQSFDMKNHAEGVTKP, encoded by the exons atgggTAGAGGTAGGGTTCAACTAAGACGGATCGAGAACAATATTAGCAGACAAGTAACATTCTCAAAGAGACGAAGTGGCTTATTAAAGAAAGCTCATGAGATCTCAGTTTTATGCGATGCTGATGTTGCTTTGATTGTTTTCTCTAACAAAGGAAAGCTCTTTGAGTTCTCTTCTGATCCCAg CATGGAGAGGATCCTAGAACGGTACGAACGACAAATATATGCCCCAACTGGTTCTGAATCACAG GCAAATTGGTCTTTGGAATCTTCCAAACTCATGTCAACTATTGAAGTCTTGCAAAGGAACTTGAG GAACTTTCGTGGAGAAGAGCTTGAACCCTTGAGTTTAAGGGACCTGCAACTTTTGGAACAACAAATTGGTAATTCTCTGAAGCGAATACGAACTAGAAAG AACAAACTCATGAATGAATCCATTTCAGTGCTGCAGAAGAGA GAAAAGACATTGCAAGACCAGAACAACATGCTAGCTAAAAAG CTTAAAGAAAAACAGCAGACACCGACGGAACATGCACAACATGAAGTGCAACAAAAATTTGTCCAAAACTCACCACCATCAACATCCGTACAACCACCAACACCACCACCGGCTGCAATACAGTTTCCTTGTTTGACTATTGG GATCGAAACTCATGCAATTACACTGATTCCTCAaagttttgatatgaaaaatCATGCAGAGGGAGTTACGAAGCCATGA
- the LOC107955995 gene encoding transcription factor HHO5 codes for MEGLMMAYKENSTWNCVGASSSSGKEKEVAAIEEYSWRNDETFYCNYDHHHHHHHHLKPLTQAIWKNNRRFWSSELHSRFVEALNMLGGNEVATPKQIRDLMQVEGLTIDQVKSHLQKYRLHSGKFRLV; via the exons ATGGAAGGGTTAATGATGGCATACAAGGAAAATAGTACATGGAATTGTGTTGGAGCATCAAGCAGTAGTGGAAAAGAAAAGGAAGTGGCAGCCATTGAAGAATATTCATGGAGAAATGATGAAactttttattgtaattatgatcatcatcatcaccaccaCCATCACCTAAAGCCATTGACACAAGCCATTTGGAAGAACAATAGGAGGTTTTGGTCTTCTGAGCTTCATTCAAGGTTTGTGGAGGCTTTGAATATGCTTGGAGGCAATGAAG TGGCTACTCCTAAGCAAATCAGGGACTTGATGCAAGTTGAAGGATTGACAATTGACCAAGTAAAAAGTCATCTGCAG AAATATAGACTTCATAGTGGTAAGTTTCGTTTGGTATAA
- the LOC121219368 gene encoding agamous-like MADS-box protein FUL-L isoform X4 — protein sequence MGRGRVQLRRIENNISRQVTFSKRRSGLLKKAHEISVLCDADVALIVFSNKGKLFEFSSDPSMERILERYERQIYAPTGSESQANWSLESSKLMSTIEVLQRNLRNFRGEELEPLSLRDLQLLEQQIGNSLKRIRTRKNKLMNESISVLQKREKTLQDQNNMLAKKRELRSHERDKQGS from the exons atgggTAGAGGTAGGGTTCAACTAAGACGGATCGAGAACAATATTAGCAGACAAGTAACATTCTCAAAGAGACGAAGTGGCTTATTAAAGAAAGCTCATGAGATCTCAGTTTTATGCGATGCTGATGTTGCTTTGATTGTTTTCTCTAACAAAGGAAAGCTCTTTGAGTTCTCTTCTGATCCCAg CATGGAGAGGATCCTAGAACGGTACGAACGACAAATATATGCCCCAACTGGTTCTGAATCACAG GCAAATTGGTCTTTGGAATCTTCCAAACTCATGTCAACTATTGAAGTCTTGCAAAGGAACTTGAG GAACTTTCGTGGAGAAGAGCTTGAACCCTTGAGTTTAAGGGACCTGCAACTTTTGGAACAACAAATTGGTAATTCTCTGAAGCGAATACGAACTAGAAAG AACAAACTCATGAATGAATCCATTTCAGTGCTGCAGAAGAGA GAAAAGACATTGCAAGACCAGAACAACATGCTAGCTAAAAAG AGGGAGTTACGAAGCCATGAAAGGGACAAACAAGGAAGCTGA